A DNA window from Gigantopelta aegis isolate Gae_Host chromosome 4, Gae_host_genome, whole genome shotgun sequence contains the following coding sequences:
- the LOC121372311 gene encoding uncharacterized protein LOC121372311: MTKETLKDMDGHRYDFVKIRNGEEIISRDGQLDEIAVPLKEQGVWIVIKEDNPDVCFVVDMTDEDPNDRPSDGQFKLLHYDAKVVQDVHPDIKRTCEEYGREGRTIVEVGPKEDSKPLPPAIPFFQGYHSGRIVKRRIRITIIIGRLKIVIEFGRGR, encoded by the exons ATGACGAAAGAAACACTGAAAGACATGGACGGCCACAGGTATGACTTTGTTAAAATAAGAAACGGAGAGGAGATCATTTCCAGAGATGGCCAGCTCGACGAAATCGCCGTACCACTGAAAGAACAG GGCGTGTGGATTGTAATAAAGGAAGATAACCCGGACGTATGTTTCGTCGTCGATATGACAGACGAGGATCCAAATGATAGACCGTCG GACGGACAGTTCAAGTTGCTGCATTACGATGCTAAAGTTGTACAAGACGTCCACCCCGACATCAAACGAACTTGCGAGGAATATGGCAGAGAGGGAAGGACCATCGTAGAAGTGGGACCAAAAGAAGACAGCAAACCTCTTCCACCTGCTATCCCTTTCTTCCAAG gTTACCACAGTGGAAGAATTGTAAAACGGCGCATTcgaataactataataataggTCGACTTAAAATCGTTATTGAATTTGGAAGGGGCCGATAG